Proteins from one Streptomyces sp. NBC_00289 genomic window:
- the purD gene encoding phosphoribosylamine--glycine ligase, translating to MKVLVIGSGAREHALCRSLSLDPDVTALHCAPGNAGIAEVAELHQVDALDGTAVAALATELGAELVVVGPEAPLVAGVADAVREAGIPVFGPSEEAAQLEGSKAFAKDVMAGAGVPTARSYVCTTPEEAAEALDAFGAPYVVKDDGLAAGKGVVVTGDLEAAKEHAAACERVVIEEFLDGPEVSLFAITDGVTVLPLQPAQDFKRALDGDEGPNTGGMGAYSPLPWAEPKLVEEVLESVLQPTVDEMRRRGTPFSGLLYAGLAITSRGVRVIEFNARFGDPETQVVLARLKSPLAGILLASATGTLAHLEPLRWSAEAAVTVVIASHNYPDTPRTGDTVTGLDEVAAQDAPHAYVLHAGTRFDGDAVVSAGGRVLSVTASGEDLTEARERAYRAVSRIRLDGSQHRTDIAAKAAADASRRS from the coding sequence GTGAAGGTCCTCGTCATCGGCAGCGGCGCCCGCGAACACGCCCTGTGCCGTTCCCTGTCCCTCGACCCCGATGTCACCGCGCTGCACTGCGCCCCCGGCAACGCCGGCATCGCCGAGGTCGCCGAGCTGCACCAGGTCGACGCCCTGGACGGCACCGCGGTAGCCGCGCTGGCCACCGAACTCGGCGCCGAACTGGTCGTGGTCGGACCGGAGGCACCCCTTGTCGCCGGGGTCGCCGACGCCGTGCGCGAGGCGGGCATCCCCGTCTTCGGTCCCTCCGAGGAGGCCGCGCAGCTCGAAGGCTCGAAGGCCTTCGCCAAGGACGTGATGGCCGGAGCCGGTGTCCCCACCGCGCGGTCGTATGTCTGTACGACTCCGGAGGAGGCCGCCGAGGCGCTCGACGCCTTCGGGGCGCCGTACGTCGTCAAGGACGACGGGCTGGCTGCCGGCAAGGGTGTCGTCGTCACCGGCGACCTCGAGGCCGCCAAGGAACACGCGGCGGCCTGTGAGCGGGTCGTCATCGAGGAGTTCCTCGACGGCCCGGAGGTCTCCCTCTTCGCCATCACCGACGGCGTGACCGTCCTGCCCCTCCAGCCCGCCCAGGACTTCAAGCGGGCGCTCGACGGCGACGAGGGTCCGAACACCGGCGGCATGGGCGCGTACTCCCCGCTGCCCTGGGCCGAGCCGAAGCTGGTGGAGGAGGTCCTGGAGAGCGTTCTCCAGCCGACCGTCGACGAGATGCGCCGCCGCGGCACACCGTTCTCCGGCCTGCTCTACGCCGGGCTCGCCATCACCTCGCGCGGTGTCCGCGTGATCGAGTTCAACGCCCGCTTCGGCGACCCCGAGACCCAGGTCGTGCTGGCCCGCCTCAAATCTCCGCTCGCCGGCATCCTGCTGGCCTCCGCGACGGGCACCCTCGCCCACCTGGAGCCCCTGCGCTGGAGCGCCGAGGCGGCCGTCACCGTCGTCATCGCCTCCCACAACTACCCGGACACCCCGCGCACCGGCGACACCGTCACCGGCCTCGACGAGGTGGCCGCCCAGGACGCCCCGCACGCTTACGTCCTGCACGCGGGGACCCGGTTCGACGGCGACGCCGTGGTCAGCGCCGGCGGCCGTGTCCTGTCCGTCACGGCGAGCGGCGAGGACCTCACCGAGGCCCGCGAGCGGGCCTACCGGGCCGTCTCCCGTATCCGGCTCGACGGTTCCCAGCACCGTACGGACATCGCGGCGAAGGCCGCCGCGGACGCCTCGCGACGGTCCTGA
- a CDS encoding cupin domain-containing protein translates to MTPEDLVAHYDLEPIPREGGRFRRTWAGPPGPDGRPAGSAIVALLTAAPDDFSALHRLPTDEIWHFYLGDPLGLLLLAPDGTSSTPVLGPDVLGGQHPQLTVPAGTWMGARVAEGGAWTFFGCTMAPGFTYEGYEHGDAARLTARYPSEAARIVPLCRP, encoded by the coding sequence GTGACTCCCGAAGACCTCGTCGCGCACTACGACCTGGAGCCGATCCCGCGCGAGGGCGGCCGCTTCCGCCGTACCTGGGCAGGACCGCCGGGCCCGGACGGACGCCCGGCGGGCTCGGCCATCGTCGCCCTGCTCACCGCCGCACCGGACGACTTCTCCGCCCTGCACCGCCTGCCCACCGACGAGATCTGGCACTTCTACCTGGGCGACCCTCTGGGCCTGCTGCTCCTCGCCCCGGACGGCACGTCCAGCACACCCGTGCTCGGCCCGGACGTCCTCGGCGGCCAGCACCCCCAGCTCACCGTCCCCGCCGGCACCTGGATGGGCGCGCGGGTCGCCGAGGGCGGCGCGTGGACGTTCTTCGGCTGCACGATGGCACCCGGTTTCACCTACGAGGGATACGAGCACGGGGACGCGGCGCGGCTGACGGCGCGCTATCCGTCCGAGGCGGCCCGGATCGTGCCACTGTGCCGCCCATGA
- a CDS encoding DNA polymerase III subunit gamma and tau, which yields MSSLALYRRYRPESFAEVIGQEHVTDPLQQALRNNRVNHAYLFSGPRGCGKTTSARILARCLNCEQGPTPTPCGECRSCRDLARNGPGSIDVIEIDAASHGGVDDARELREKAFFGPAGSRYKIYIIDEAHMVTSAGFNALLKVVEEPPEHLKFIFATTEPEKVIGTIRSRTHHYPFRLVPPGTLREYLGEVCGQEQIPVEDGVLPLVVRSGAGSVRDSMSVMDQLLAGAGADGVTYAMATSLLGYTEGSLLDSVVEAFATGDGAAAFEVVDRIIEGGNDPRRFVADLLERLRDLVILAAVPDAAEKGLIDAPSDVIERMQAQAGTFGAAELSRAADLVNEGLTEMRGANSPRLQLELICARVMLPAAYGDERAVMARLDRLERGVNLSAGAGAAAMPPIGYVPGPEAHGGAAPAGAAPVPPGSGPAAARAAVRTPAAGQGAPAPVTPAAAPAAAGPPAFEQQPQQPQQPQPQQPQPPAPQPSSAPAAAPGAWPTAAPAGGARRPGGWPTASPAGGGNPAAAQPTPTPAPPTPSAAPPAPSSPPPVAAPAAPPPSGGPDPRTLWPNILETVKNRRRFTWILLSQNAQVTGFDGTTLQIGFVNSGARDNFASSGSEEVLKQALAEQFNVQWKIEAIVDPSGGGSVPPATGGGPTGNPGYSGNAGYGGGAAGGSAGASGASGAYAQGGGTTAQRPASASPAPSGPGSPTASASADVSRPAPQASAPKPPPPVSIEDDIPEDDDPDLNESALSGRELIVRELGATVVEEFTNE from the coding sequence GTGTCGTCTCTCGCGCTGTACCGCCGCTATCGCCCGGAGTCGTTCGCCGAGGTCATCGGGCAGGAGCATGTCACCGACCCGCTGCAGCAGGCGCTGCGGAACAACCGGGTCAATCACGCGTACCTGTTCAGCGGTCCGCGCGGATGCGGGAAGACGACGAGCGCGCGCATCCTGGCGCGGTGTCTGAACTGCGAGCAGGGGCCCACGCCGACGCCGTGCGGTGAGTGCCGCTCCTGTCGCGACCTGGCGCGCAACGGGCCGGGTTCCATCGACGTCATCGAGATCGACGCCGCTTCGCACGGTGGCGTCGACGACGCCCGTGAGCTGCGGGAAAAGGCGTTCTTCGGGCCTGCGGGCAGCCGGTACAAGATCTACATCATCGACGAGGCCCACATGGTCACGTCGGCCGGCTTCAACGCCCTGCTCAAGGTCGTCGAGGAGCCTCCGGAACATCTGAAGTTCATCTTCGCCACCACCGAGCCCGAGAAGGTCATCGGGACCATCCGGTCGCGCACCCACCACTACCCGTTCCGGCTCGTGCCGCCCGGGACCCTGCGCGAGTACCTCGGCGAGGTGTGCGGGCAGGAGCAGATCCCGGTCGAGGACGGGGTGCTGCCCCTGGTGGTCCGCTCGGGCGCCGGGTCGGTGCGTGACTCCATGTCCGTGATGGACCAGCTGCTCGCCGGTGCCGGTGCCGACGGTGTGACATACGCCATGGCCACCTCCCTGCTCGGATACACCGAGGGGTCGCTCCTCGACTCGGTGGTGGAGGCCTTCGCCACCGGCGACGGCGCCGCCGCCTTCGAGGTCGTCGACCGCATCATCGAGGGGGGCAACGACCCCCGGCGGTTCGTCGCCGACCTGCTGGAGCGGCTGCGCGACCTGGTGATCCTGGCCGCCGTGCCCGACGCGGCGGAGAAGGGGCTCATCGACGCTCCCTCCGATGTCATCGAGCGCATGCAGGCCCAGGCCGGCACCTTCGGCGCCGCCGAGCTGAGCCGTGCCGCCGACCTCGTCAACGAGGGACTGACCGAGATGCGGGGCGCCAACTCGCCCCGGCTCCAGCTCGAGCTGATCTGCGCGCGCGTGATGCTCCCCGCCGCCTACGGGGACGAGCGTGCGGTCATGGCCCGTCTGGACCGCCTCGAACGCGGCGTGAACCTCTCCGCGGGCGCCGGCGCGGCCGCCATGCCCCCGATCGGATACGTGCCCGGACCCGAGGCCCACGGGGGAGCGGCACCCGCGGGCGCCGCTCCCGTTCCGCCCGGCAGCGGGCCTGCGGCGGCCCGGGCGGCGGTGCGGACACCGGCCGCAGGGCAGGGAGCCCCCGCACCGGTCACTCCTGCCGCGGCTCCTGCCGCCGCCGGTCCCCCGGCCTTCGAACAGCAGCCGCAGCAGCCGCAGCAGCCACAACCGCAGCAGCCGCAGCCACCAGCGCCTCAGCCCTCCTCCGCCCCGGCCGCCGCCCCCGGTGCCTGGCCCACCGCCGCCCCTGCGGGCGGAGCCCGGCGCCCAGGAGGCTGGCCGACCGCGTCTCCCGCCGGCGGCGGGAACCCCGCTGCCGCGCAGCCCACGCCCACGCCCGCCCCGCCGACCCCGTCGGCCGCTCCGCCGGCCCCTTCCTCGCCCCCTCCTGTCGCGGCCCCTGCCGCCCCGCCTCCGAGTGGTGGCCCCGACCCCCGCACGCTCTGGCCCAACATCCTGGAGACCGTCAAGAACCGGCGCCGGTTCACCTGGATCCTGCTCAGCCAGAACGCGCAGGTCACCGGCTTCGACGGCACGACTCTCCAGATCGGCTTCGTCAACTCCGGAGCGCGGGACAACTTCGCGAGCAGCGGCAGCGAGGAGGTGCTGAAGCAGGCGCTGGCCGAGCAGTTCAACGTGCAGTGGAAGATCGAGGCGATCGTCGACCCGTCGGGCGGCGGCTCGGTACCCCCGGCGACCGGTGGCGGTCCCACCGGTAATCCGGGCTACAGCGGCAACGCCGGCTACGGCGGAGGTGCCGCCGGTGGCTCCGCCGGTGCTTCCGGCGCGTCCGGCGCCTACGCGCAGGGCGGCGGTACGACCGCGCAGCGCCCCGCGTCCGCCTCACCCGCGCCGAGCGGCCCGGGGTCCCCGACGGCTTCGGCCTCCGCCGATGTCTCGCGCCCCGCCCCCCAGGCCTCCGCACCGAAACCGCCGCCGCCGGTCTCCATCGAGGACGACATCCCGGAGGACGACGACCCCGACCTCAACGAGTCGGCCCTGTCCGGCCGCGAACTCATCGTGCGGGAGCTGGGGGCCACGGTGGTCGAGGAGTTCACCAACGAGTAG
- a CDS encoding phosphoribosylaminoimidazolesuccinocarboxamide synthase, with amino-acid sequence MSGFVEKPEPLQVPGLVHLHTGKVRDLYQNEAGDLVMVASDRMSAYDWVLPTEIPDKGRVLTQLSLWWFDKLRDLAPNHVLSTELPAGAPADWAGRTLVCTSLQMVPVECVARGYLTGSGLVEYEESRTVCGLALPEGLVDGSELPAPIFTPATKAAVGEHDENVSYEEVARQVGAETAAQLRQATLAVYARARDIARDRGIILADTKFEFGFEGDTLVLADEVLTPDSSRFWPADQWQPGRAQPSYDKQFVRDWLTSAESGWDRKGEQPPPPLPEQVVDATRAKYVEAYERLTGTSWS; translated from the coding sequence GTGTCCGGATTCGTCGAAAAGCCCGAGCCGCTTCAGGTTCCGGGCCTGGTGCATCTGCACACCGGCAAGGTGCGCGACCTGTACCAGAACGAGGCGGGCGACCTCGTGATGGTCGCCAGCGACCGCATGTCCGCCTACGACTGGGTGCTGCCGACCGAGATCCCCGACAAGGGCCGCGTCCTCACGCAGCTGTCCCTGTGGTGGTTCGACAAGCTCCGTGACCTGGCACCGAACCATGTCCTGAGCACCGAACTTCCCGCCGGCGCCCCCGCCGACTGGGCCGGGCGCACCCTTGTCTGCACGTCGCTCCAGATGGTCCCGGTCGAGTGCGTGGCCCGCGGCTACCTCACCGGCTCGGGCCTCGTCGAGTACGAGGAGTCGCGTACCGTCTGCGGCCTCGCCCTCCCCGAGGGCCTGGTCGACGGCTCGGAACTACCCGCCCCGATCTTCACCCCGGCCACCAAGGCCGCGGTCGGCGAGCACGACGAGAACGTCTCGTACGAGGAGGTGGCCCGCCAGGTCGGCGCGGAGACCGCCGCCCAGCTCCGGCAGGCGACCCTCGCCGTCTACGCCCGCGCCCGCGACATCGCCCGAGACCGGGGGATCATCCTCGCGGACACCAAGTTCGAGTTCGGCTTCGAGGGCGACACCCTGGTCCTTGCCGACGAGGTGCTCACTCCGGACTCCTCCCGCTTCTGGCCGGCCGACCAGTGGCAGCCGGGCCGCGCGCAGCCGTCGTACGACAAGCAGTTCGTCCGCGACTGGCTGACCTCCGCGGAGTCCGGCTGGGACCGGAAGGGCGAGCAGCCCCCGCCGCCGCTGCCCGAGCAGGTGGTGGACGCGACCCGCGCCAAGTACGTGGAGGCGTACGAGCGTCTGACGGGCACCAGCTGGAGCTGA
- a CDS encoding N,N-dimethylformamidase beta subunit family domain-containing protein, whose translation MGTGSEHSRRWESGALAHAVTDPFGQGPVPWLRGGETYFGDTGQMVPWYVEADPAARPEAGAARIPAPRAAGGPRAADDVRRQIKGFTSTGAVQPGEAVDFHITVDPPQEFSVDVYRIGHYGGDGAAKITTSPRLSGIVQPPPLTADRTVSCHHWWLSWRLQVPSYWSAGAYVAVLTTVDGYRSHIPFTVRDHQPADLLLLLPDITWQAYNLYPEDGRTGASLYHAWDESGRLLGEADAATTVSFDRPYAGAGLPLHVGHAYDFIRWAERYGYDLAYADARDLHGGHIDPTRYRGMVFPGHDEYWSTAMRRTVEDARDHGTSLVFLSANSLYWQVELGASPSGVPDRLLTCRKRRGPGRPLLWREIDRAEQQLIGIQYAGRVPEPHPLVVRNADHWLWEATGAHEGDEIGGLVAGEADRYFPRTPLPEHDDRILLAHSPYTDAEGALRHQETSLYRAPSGALVFASGTFAWSPSLDRPGHVDARVQRATANLLDRICKRA comes from the coding sequence ATGGGCACGGGTTCGGAGCACAGCCGCCGCTGGGAGTCGGGGGCACTGGCGCACGCGGTGACGGATCCCTTCGGCCAGGGCCCGGTTCCCTGGCTGCGGGGCGGCGAGACGTACTTCGGCGACACCGGCCAGATGGTCCCCTGGTACGTGGAAGCGGACCCGGCCGCCCGCCCGGAGGCCGGCGCAGCGAGAATCCCGGCCCCCCGCGCCGCCGGAGGCCCCCGCGCGGCCGACGACGTCCGCCGTCAGATCAAGGGCTTCACCTCCACCGGGGCGGTCCAGCCCGGCGAGGCCGTCGACTTCCACATCACGGTCGACCCGCCCCAGGAGTTCAGCGTCGACGTCTACCGGATCGGCCACTACGGCGGTGACGGCGCCGCCAAGATCACCACCAGCCCCCGCCTGTCCGGCATCGTCCAGCCACCGCCGCTCACCGCCGACCGCACGGTCTCCTGTCACCACTGGTGGCTGTCCTGGCGGCTCCAGGTCCCGAGCTACTGGAGCGCCGGCGCGTATGTCGCCGTCCTCACCACCGTCGACGGCTACCGCTCCCACATCCCCTTCACCGTCCGCGACCACCAGCCCGCGGACCTGCTCCTGCTGCTGCCCGACATCACCTGGCAGGCCTACAACCTCTACCCGGAGGACGGCCGTACCGGGGCGAGCCTCTACCACGCCTGGGACGAGAGCGGCCGTCTGCTCGGCGAGGCAGACGCCGCGACCACGGTCTCCTTCGACCGGCCGTACGCGGGAGCCGGCCTCCCGCTGCATGTCGGTCACGCCTACGACTTCATCCGCTGGGCCGAGCGCTACGGCTACGACCTCGCCTACGCCGACGCCCGCGACCTGCACGGCGGTCACATCGACCCCACCCGCTACCGCGGAATGGTCTTCCCCGGACACGACGAGTACTGGTCGACGGCCATGCGCCGTACCGTGGAGGACGCCCGCGACCACGGCACGTCCCTCGTCTTCCTGTCCGCCAACTCCCTCTACTGGCAGGTCGAGTTGGGCGCCTCGCCCTCCGGAGTCCCGGACCGGCTGCTCACCTGCCGCAAGCGCAGGGGCCCGGGCCGGCCGCTGCTCTGGCGCGAGATCGACCGGGCCGAGCAGCAGCTGATCGGCATCCAGTACGCGGGCCGGGTCCCCGAACCGCACCCCCTGGTCGTCCGCAACGCCGACCACTGGCTGTGGGAGGCGACCGGCGCGCACGAGGGCGACGAGATCGGCGGTCTGGTCGCGGGCGAGGCCGACCGCTACTTCCCGCGCACCCCGCTGCCCGAGCACGACGACCGCATCCTGCTCGCGCACTCCCCGTACACCGATGCCGAGGGCGCCCTGCGTCACCAGGAGACCTCCCTCTACCGAGCCCCGTCCGGCGCCCTGGTCTTCGCATCCGGGACGTTCGCCTGGTCGCCGTCCCTGGACCGCCCGGGCCACGTCGACGCACGGGTCCAGCGGGCCACGGCAAACCTCCTGGATCGCATCTGCAAACGCGCCTGA
- a CDS encoding GNAT family N-acetyltransferase, translated as MSDRRPHIAGREPVHERFAEGFGTIRVLRLDPHADAGVVHAWVSEERASFWGMNGLTEDEVAEIYAHLDTLDTHHAYLLLRDDEPAGLLQTYEPEADRVGECYEVRPGDIGVHVLLAPAAADGPRPGWSSALLTAVTSYVLLGLDRDRVVVDPDLRNEKAIARFLRQGFEAGDVVVLPEIDLPDVQLPEKHAQLAFLSREVAFPG; from the coding sequence ATGTCTGACCGCCGCCCGCACATCGCCGGCCGCGAGCCCGTTCACGAGCGGTTCGCCGAGGGCTTCGGCACGATCCGCGTGCTGCGCCTGGACCCGCACGCCGACGCCGGGGTGGTCCACGCCTGGGTCAGCGAGGAACGGGCCTCCTTCTGGGGCATGAACGGCCTGACCGAGGACGAGGTCGCGGAGATCTACGCGCACCTGGACACCCTCGACACCCACCACGCCTACCTGCTGCTGCGGGACGACGAGCCGGCCGGACTGCTGCAGACCTACGAGCCGGAGGCCGACCGGGTCGGCGAGTGCTACGAGGTCAGGCCCGGGGACATCGGCGTCCACGTGCTGCTCGCGCCCGCCGCGGCGGACGGCCCGCGGCCCGGCTGGTCGTCGGCGCTGCTCACCGCCGTCACGTCGTACGTGCTGCTGGGCCTGGACCGCGACCGGGTCGTGGTCGACCCCGACCTGCGCAACGAGAAGGCGATCGCCCGCTTCCTCCGGCAGGGCTTCGAGGCGGGAGACGTGGTCGTCCTGCCGGAGATCGACCTCCCGGACGTCCAACTGCCCGAGAAGCACGCCCAACTGGCCTTCCTCAGCCGGGAGGTAGCCTTCCCCGGGTGA
- a CDS encoding SDR family NAD(P)-dependent oxidoreductase, with protein sequence MTQATGRPTSVPTRLLDGQVALVTGASGGIGRGIALRFAEEGAALALHCRTGVAAAHEVAERIRALGARAVVLPAGDLTDEDAARRLVAEAAEWGGGRLTALVNNAGVQPTRDLPGMTAADWRAVVDTNLSSVFACTQAAAEIMREQGGGTVTHIASIEASRPAPLHAHYCASKAAVLMHARSAALEYGPYGIRVNTVSPGLIDREGLAEAWPDGVRRWREGAPTGRLGSPRDVGDACVFLASPLAGWITGHDLVVDGGMSTRPGW encoded by the coding sequence ATGACACAGGCGACGGGACGGCCGACGAGCGTGCCGACGCGACTTCTCGACGGGCAGGTCGCCCTGGTCACGGGCGCGAGCGGTGGCATCGGGCGCGGGATCGCGCTGCGCTTCGCCGAGGAGGGCGCGGCCCTCGCGCTGCACTGCCGCACCGGGGTGGCGGCCGCGCACGAGGTGGCCGAACGGATCCGCGCCCTGGGCGCCCGGGCCGTCGTCCTGCCGGCCGGGGACCTCACCGACGAGGACGCGGCCCGGCGGCTGGTCGCGGAGGCGGCCGAGTGGGGCGGGGGCCGGCTGACCGCGCTGGTCAACAACGCGGGAGTACAGCCGACGCGGGACCTGCCCGGGATGACGGCGGCGGACTGGCGGGCGGTCGTCGACACCAACCTGTCGAGCGTCTTCGCCTGCACCCAGGCGGCGGCGGAGATCATGCGCGAACAGGGCGGGGGCACGGTCACCCACATCGCCTCGATCGAGGCGAGCCGCCCCGCCCCGCTGCACGCCCACTACTGCGCGTCCAAGGCCGCCGTCCTGATGCACGCCCGCTCCGCCGCCCTGGAGTACGGCCCGTACGGCATCCGCGTCAACACGGTCTCCCCCGGCCTGATCGACCGCGAGGGCCTGGCGGAGGCCTGGCCCGACGGCGTACGGCGGTGGCGGGAGGGGGCGCCGACGGGACGGCTGGGCAGCCCGCGGGACGTCGGCGACGCGTGCGTGTTCCTGGCCTCGCCGCTCGCGGGCTGGATCACCGGGCACGACCTGGTGGTGGACGGCGGGATGTCGACTCGGCCAGGGTGGTGA
- a CDS encoding copper resistance CopC/CopD family protein, translated as MLLGAVLVLLVLGGASPASAHAALRGTDPGDGTVLKSAPRDVTLTFTESVGLLDDSFRVLDPDNRRLRLGEAQHAQGRSDTARVSLPAKLPKGTYVVAWRVVSADSHPVSGAFTFSVGKASATAATLDTGPAEDPATTSLYNIARYLAFLAAALLIGTAAFLALCRPPDPAPLRKPLVAGWWTLLGSTLALLVLRAPYETGTGPATAFDVSALNHTLTTRPGIVLLARLALLPLSALFLLRLSRHREKDRQPRPLLAAGAVLAVCLALTWAAAEHASAGIQVPVALTSAVLHVLAMAVWLGGLAALLTTLYRSSAAPAAMVTRFSRLAFVSVTVLVVTGVYQSWRGLGSWNAFTDTSYGRLLTAKLVAVLLLLAAAGWSRRWTARLVTAEAGEETETETESPVREGVPGAVTVPEAVTVPVTVREPVGGEPPARSHRDLESADEAGKAGEPGKAPNPGTSTEPDVSSVDAHRRGLRRSVLAEVAVGVAVLVITTVLTGTLPGRAAAEAAETAGTAPAAGTGVPVASVTTIPFDIGTPPARGKVQITLDPGRVGDNSVQAVVYGADDGLAAVPELRLSFTLDAQKIGPLDAKVTDRGGYWAANSFTLPIAGDWTMKATIRVSEVDQVSVTRTVRIVR; from the coding sequence GTGCTGCTGGGCGCCGTGCTGGTCCTGCTCGTCCTCGGCGGCGCGTCCCCCGCGTCGGCCCACGCCGCCCTCCGCGGCACCGACCCCGGGGACGGAACCGTCCTCAAGTCCGCCCCCCGCGACGTCACCCTGACCTTCACCGAGTCCGTCGGCCTGCTCGACGACTCGTTCCGCGTCCTGGACCCCGACAACCGGCGACTGCGCCTCGGCGAGGCGCAGCACGCGCAGGGTCGGTCCGACACGGCCCGTGTGAGCCTGCCCGCGAAGCTGCCCAAGGGCACGTACGTGGTGGCGTGGCGCGTGGTGTCGGCGGACAGCCACCCGGTCTCGGGCGCCTTCACCTTCTCCGTCGGCAAGGCCTCCGCCACCGCGGCGACCCTCGACACGGGACCGGCCGAGGACCCGGCCACCACCAGCCTCTACAACATCGCCCGGTACCTGGCGTTCCTCGCCGCGGCCCTGCTCATCGGCACGGCCGCGTTCCTGGCCCTGTGCCGCCCGCCGGACCCCGCCCCCTTGCGGAAACCGCTGGTCGCGGGCTGGTGGACGCTGCTCGGCAGCACCCTCGCCCTGCTGGTGCTGCGCGCCCCCTACGAGACGGGCACCGGCCCGGCGACGGCCTTCGACGTGTCCGCCCTGAACCACACCCTGACCACCAGGCCGGGCATCGTCCTGCTGGCCCGCCTGGCGCTGCTGCCGCTCTCGGCCCTCTTCCTGCTACGGCTGTCCCGGCACCGCGAGAAGGACCGGCAGCCGCGCCCACTGCTCGCGGCGGGCGCCGTCCTGGCCGTGTGCCTGGCCCTGACCTGGGCCGCCGCGGAGCACGCCTCCGCGGGCATCCAGGTCCCGGTCGCCCTGACCTCGGCGGTCCTGCACGTGCTGGCGATGGCGGTGTGGCTGGGCGGCCTCGCGGCCCTGCTCACGACCCTCTACCGCTCGTCGGCCGCTCCGGCCGCCATGGTCACCCGCTTCTCCCGCCTGGCCTTCGTCTCCGTGACCGTCCTGGTCGTCACCGGCGTCTACCAGTCCTGGCGCGGTCTCGGCTCCTGGAACGCGTTCACCGACACGTCGTACGGCCGTCTCCTGACCGCCAAACTCGTCGCGGTCCTGCTGCTGCTCGCGGCCGCGGGCTGGTCCCGGCGGTGGACGGCACGGCTGGTGACGGCGGAGGCGGGGGAGGAGACCGAGACGGAAACCGAGTCGCCGGTACGGGAAGGGGTGCCGGGGGCGGTGACTGTGCCGGAGGCGGTGACCGTGCCGGTGACGGTGAGGGAGCCGGTGGGGGGCGAGCCGCCGGCACGGTCGCATCGGGATCTGGAGAGTGCGGACGAGGCGGGGAAGGCGGGAGAGCCGGGAAAGGCACCGAATCCGGGAACGTCGACGGAGCCGGATGTCAGCTCCGTGGACGCGCACCGCCGTGGCCTGCGCCGTTCCGTCCTGGCCGAAGTCGCCGTCGGGGTCGCGGTGTTGGTGATCACGACCGTACTCACCGGCACGCTGCCCGGCCGGGCGGCCGCGGAGGCCGCCGAGACCGCCGGGACGGCTCCCGCGGCCGGGACCGGGGTGCCCGTCGCGTCCGTCACCACCATCCCGTTCGACATCGGCACTCCCCCCGCCCGCGGCAAGGTGCAGATCACCCTCGACCCGGGCCGGGTGGGCGACAACTCCGTCCAGGCGGTGGTCTACGGCGCCGACGACGGCCTGGCCGCCGTCCCCGAACTCCGCCTCTCCTTCACCCTCGACGCGCAGAAGATCGGCCCCCTGGACGCCAAGGTGACCGACAGGGGCGGCTACTGGGCCGCGAACAGCTTCACCCTGCCCATCGCCGGCGACTGGACCATGAAGGCGACGATCAGGGTCTCGGAAGTGGACCAGGTCAGCGTGACGCGGACGGTGCGGATCGTGCGCTAG
- a CDS encoding DUF72 domain-containing protein — translation MGGILVGTCSWTDRALVGSGWYPAGRRDAEGRLRYYAERFPVVEVDASYYALPSERNSRLWVERTPDGFVFDVKAFSLLTGHPTRDAAVPGGLPADAGDPAVLDEVWARFRAGIEPLRAAGRLGSVLFQFPPWFRPGTRAEKFLEQCAVRTAGWPVAVEFRHPDWWRGERAEATCALLARYGLAAVAVDMAQTLPASLPPVTPVTSPRLSVVRFHGRSNAWGTGSKEDRFRHDYRREELQEWVPRVRALAERVGPDGQVHVLFNNCCGDSAVRAAGTMAHLLSAGTS, via the coding sequence TTGGGCGGCATTCTGGTGGGGACGTGTTCATGGACCGATCGGGCTCTGGTCGGCAGCGGGTGGTATCCGGCCGGGCGGCGGGACGCCGAGGGGCGGTTGCGGTACTACGCCGAGCGGTTTCCGGTCGTCGAGGTCGACGCGAGTTACTACGCCCTGCCGAGCGAGCGCAACAGCCGACTGTGGGTGGAGCGGACGCCGGACGGGTTCGTGTTCGACGTGAAGGCCTTCTCGCTGCTCACCGGACATCCGACGAGAGACGCGGCCGTCCCCGGTGGGCTGCCCGCCGATGCCGGTGATCCCGCGGTGCTCGACGAGGTGTGGGCCCGGTTTCGCGCCGGGATCGAGCCGTTGCGGGCGGCCGGGCGGCTCGGAAGTGTGCTGTTCCAGTTCCCGCCGTGGTTCCGGCCCGGGACGCGCGCCGAGAAGTTCCTGGAGCAGTGCGCGGTCCGGACCGCCGGATGGCCCGTCGCCGTCGAGTTCCGGCATCCCGACTGGTGGCGGGGGGAGCGGGCGGAGGCGACCTGTGCGCTGCTGGCCCGGTACGGTCTGGCGGCCGTCGCCGTCGACATGGCGCAGACGCTGCCCGCCTCCTTACCGCCTGTCACCCCCGTCACCTCGCCCCGGCTGTCCGTCGTGCGGTTCCATGGGCGCAGCAACGCCTGGGGCACCGGGAGCAAGGAGGACCGGTTCCGGCACGACTACCGGCGCGAGGAACTCCAGGAGTGGGTGCCGCGGGTGCGGGCGCTCGCCGAACGGGTGGGCCCGGACGGGCAGGTGCACGTCCTGTTCAACAACTGCTGCGGGGACTCGGCCGTCCGGGCCGCCGGGACCATGGCCCACCTGCTGTCCGCGGGGACCTCCTAG